A segment of the Kiritimatiellia bacterium genome:
TTGGCCCGCAGGTTGTGCGGGTTGTGCTGCGTGAGCACCTCCCGGAAATGCTCTTCGGCCCGACCGTACTCCTTGTCCAGCACCAGCATCTCGGCGTAGAACAGCAGGCCGTCCACGTCGCCCGGGTCCCACCGGTAGGCGTCCTGGGCGGCCTGCACGCACGCCTTCATGGTGAAGTTCTTCGGGTCGCGGTCGTACTGGCTCTTCAGGTAGTAGGCCAGCCGCCGCGCGATCTTGGCCTTCGCCAGGTCGCCGTCGGCCAGGTCCCGTACCCGCCGGAGACTCCGGATCACCTCGTCGTGCAGGCGCGCCCGCATGGCGAGGTCCGTCAGGATGTTCAGGGCGGCCTCGTTGTCGGGATCGATCTCCAGGATGCGCTCCGCCTCGAGCTGGGCCTCCTTGAGCGCGCCGATCAGCACCAGCACCTGCGCGCGGGGGATCATGTACTCGGGGTAGTCCGGGACCATTTCGTTGATGGCGTTCCAGTGTTCCAGCGACTGCTCGTACTCCTCGTTCGCGTAGAGCACGCGCGCCAATTGGAGCTCCACGTCCAGCCGGGCCGTGTCCTCCCGGTACAGGCTCTGCAGTTCCGCCAGCGCCGGCTCCCGCTTGCCGTTCCAGAAAAGGACGCGGGCGTAGGAGAAGCGCGTGTCGTACTGGTTGGGGTTCAGCGCCAGGCTCTTCCGGTAGAGTTCCTCGGCCCGGTCGAGGTCGCCGTCCGAGGTGGCCACCTGCGCGAGGAAGTTGTAGGCCCGGGGCTGCTCCGGGGCGATGGCCACGAACCGCTCGCCCGTGCGCCGGGCCTCGTCGCGCCGGCCCGACTGCCAGTAGGCGGCGCACAGGGCCTCCCACGCGCCGTGCAGGCTGGGGTCCTGTTCGATCACCCACTCCAGCTTCGGGATGGCCTCGTCGTATCGCTGGTCCTGCACGTCCACCATGGCCTCGTACATCCTGGCCATGGCGGGCGTCACGCGGGCCACGTCCTCGGTTTCCCGCGCCTCGGCCGGTGCAGCGGCCGCGGCCTCGCCCGCGACGGCCTCCACCGGGGCCCGCGCCTCCGGCAACGCGGGCGCGGCCTCGGGCTCCTGCGCCCGCGCCGCCGCCGCCGCGAGGGCCAGCAGCAGGACCCACGCCCCGCCCGCCGCCGCGCGGAGGAGGCGATCCCGCATCTCTGGAAGGAGTCGTGTCATGGCGTGGCGGCCGGCGCGGGCGGCCAGAAGGTTTCCGCCAGCTTCCGCGCCATCAGGTCGGCGCCGTTACGGTCCAGGTGCACCCCGTCCGAGTCGCGGACCGAGAGCGGCATCCCGTTGCGCTGGGAGATGTACCGCGAGAACGTGCCCGGCTTGCGGCTCAAGGTGCGGCGCGTTTCGTAGAAGGTCACGAACTCCCGCTTCGCCGCCTGCTCCTTGAAAATGCCGTTGATGAGCTCCGTGCTCTGCTGCAGCTCCGGCTTCGGCATGTCCGGCAGCTCCAGCCAGTACACCCGGCCGCCGCCCGAGCCCAGCAGGTCCATGGCCTCGCCCACCCGGCGCGCGTATTCCGCCGCCCACCCCGGATCCTCGGGCCGGACGATGCCCTGGGGCGTGCGCATCGGCTGCAGGTCGTTCGTGCCGATCCAGATCACCGTCGCGTCCGGCTTGAACTCGGGAACGAGCTGCCGGATGCGGTCCAGCCAGTCCATCACGTCCAGCCGGGCCAGCCCGGAGCCCAGGGAGGTGAAGAGGCGCGTCTCGACACCCTCGCGCTTGGAGAACTCCAGCTCGATGGAATGGGCCGGGGTGCGCATCATCGAGTCGCCGAGGATCAGGACGCGCCGGGGCGCGTCCGCCGCCCGGCCCGCCCCCGGGAGCGCGAGCCCCGCCGCCAGCACCCACCCG
Coding sequences within it:
- a CDS encoding DUF459 domain-containing protein, with product GWVLAAGLALPGAGRAADAPRRVLILGDSMMRTPAHSIELEFSKREGVETRLFTSLGSGLARLDVMDWLDRIRQLVPEFKPDATVIWIGTNDLQPMRTPQGIVRPEDPGWAAEYARRVGEAMDLLGSGGGRVYWLELPDMPKPELQQSTELINGIFKEQAAKREFVTFYETRRTLSRKPGTFSRYISQRNGMPLSVRDSDGVHLDRNGADLMARKLAETFWPPAPAATP